CGAAtccttttcaaataaattttattaattgtcaatcaattaatatggatatttattaaaaccttATCCCCCAGGGTGTAAGCGCTTTTATTAGCTGTTTTCCACCCTGGTGAAATCGCCGAAGCGCTAGCCATCGTTCAGGCACTCTAAAATCACCTACCTGAGGCAGGTTAATTGAaagtaacataaaattttataaacttaaattttaaaagtgactTCGCGGAGTAAACCAGTGACACGACCCACCTGGAGTCTATTGACATCCTAACGAGGTCAAAATCtggacttaaataatttttaaattaatttaccaaaaatttgtGAACGTAACATAAGAAAGAGTGTTCATATACTGCTGTTGAGAAGTTTGGAAAGCTAAACGAGACATTGTTATACTTTGAAGCCAGCCTTTCCGAGCGTCTTATATCTTGTGGCTCCTCAACAAAGAGACACCTCAAAAAATTTGGTTCACCAGAACTGAACAGTTTATACAGGAAACAAGCTAGGAGATACAATCTTTTTGGTTTGATTGAGAGCCATTTTAAGGAGCGACGATAAGGAGTGATATGGTCATCACGCTTCAGATCGAAAATGAACCTGATGCCGTTGTTCATCAATCGCTGTAATTTATAGTCTAATCTTTTAGAGTTATCTATCAATACCAATGagcaataatcaattattggAATAATTAAAGCCGTGATAAGTAATTTGCGATTAGCCGTGATAAGTAAATGGCTTACAAAACTCTtttgttaattgtaaatagatctgaagtaaaaaaaaatcaattttgaaaaactttgaggctaattttattaacttgaaGACATACAGATTGTTCTCAagttgttatgaatttattttttattaatttttcattcgtTTTTTCTAGGGCTTCACACGAGAGCGAGCTTTTTTCGTCTCGTCTCGTTCTCGTCTCGGAAAAGCGAAACGAGACGAGACGAGacgtttttgaaaatattatcgGCGATACCGAGACCACATATAGCGCAACCCGAGAGtctcgtaaaattttttttgtgaagtttttattagaaaaattagaaaagaTCTACAAAgagaacaataaattttacaaactaTAAAATCTGGAGACCATctgtgaaaaagttttttgtaactttaaaaaaaaaaaaaactcaaagtTGAAACTCTAATTTTTGAAGTATACGTATTAGTATTTATATTCTATATCGTAGTTTGTCAATACAAAACATCATGGCATCCTTAGCCgagtatgattttttcatatttttactgCAACTCGttgtctttattattttataatattatataatattttataatatgatataATAGTTCaaaagaatattaattattatagttgTTACAAATTTGCGATAATTAACGttatatttcaagaaaaaatagaatttacaaatataaaaactaatcTCATTATTAATTCAGTACTTAACGTACAACTTTTATTGCCATTAAATCTCGATGTTTTGAAAATGAGGTGTCTATTTGGACATCTGCAGATTCCATGGaggaaatttttgttttttcctgtattttttgtaataaatatatgaacaATTAATGTAGACATCTGTGgaagtatatataatagaaTTGGTCGAACACTCAAGTATTTGGTAAGAAACTTAATAGAAAATTCTTAACATTTAGAACTAAGCGAGACGAGACGAGACAACTGGTAACGAGACGAGACCGAGacttaattttttcggaattgaCGAGACCGAGACGAGATTTTTGATACTCTCGCCTACTCTCGTCTCGTGTGAAGCCCTAGTTTTTTcactcaaataaatatttgttgatataAATTATGTTGTGGAGTGATAATTTCTATcacctttgcaattttttttcttactccgacctataattgataataaaccgaaaaaacaggatacgcccttatggttttagaaaatgtttttttgccctccgggcggaaagtgacaactttcgtcccgctgcgctaaactaagttgccgctttccgccttcgtcggacaaaaaaatagtatacactcctcgggaagtaaataagaaagcctcagatcacatgtaattgttggccgaggcttcgcctcggccaacaattacatgtgatctgagacatttcttactttacttccctaggtgtgtaatatactatttttgtccgacgaaggcggaaagcggcaacttagtttagcgcagcgggacgaaagttgccactttccgcccagagggcaaaaaaaattttttatacgcccttatggttccagTAACGCGatattaaacaatattattataaataatactaaagttagccgacgtttttaattttttttttaataattaaattagaacaaaataatatttttaaaaattgcactgatagttattaaagttttttacaaatgaaaatttttttaaaatttttttacaatcattttttcaataaaaaaaaaaattctaaaaatttttagatgttggctaacttaatttttattattataaacgtgaatatatgatgattatgtattttattaatttgccATTCGGCTTATGAAGCCTTGGCATAACtgctgataaataaataaataaataatagattgtagcaagaaaaatttatttaaaaaatttcatcttcaaaagctgtaaaaaattataagtgcaattttttaaaaataattttctaaacctagtttattattcaagaaaattaaaataattgtcaaGTGTCTTCCGATTTcaatgttataaatttttttattataatttaattgttataaaaatctttaaaattattacgtgtttattaaattaaattcaataaattataattattttttttttataattagttaattactaataaaaagaACTTACTTTTTCAACTTTAACTCCATGCTCATACAAAAGTGAGCACATGAAGTATGAATTAGTGTCCTTCACTTGcgcttttaatatttcatctCCAATTACTGAAAATGTCAGTTTAGATAATcagtcattaaaattaataatttaatactaattaattaatctcaTTACTCACTAATTAATCCAGCTGTGTATTTCTGACATGATGTGCTAAAGTTCAATGGATTATAAGCaataaaagaatatttatttaaattattgataattaagttttgaaaaacgcgacgaaaaattttatacatgattatgattatttatttaataactaaataaataaataattaactaacatttaattttttataaaaattacgtaagaaaattattaaattatcaatttattgtattattgtcacataaattattttttatataacaattgtttatttaaataattaaagtttgaCAGTTAGAGGTTAACTTCTGGATAAAgtggagttttttttataaattacaaatatttatcacaaatattaattataaataattaattttcacttttttagATTCAATACACTATTTtagaatattattaattaatttttttattatttaattgctcTAAgcatgaagaaaaaatatttttctgtcaGAGTCGAATGATGGCGAGCAAATTTTTGCAAGAAACAGTGAAAACTCCCAAAgaattgtataaatttttattaaggtCGTGTAATAAACTTCCAAAAGGTCctcaagaattttataaacattcagTTAAACAGGTgagatgataattatttaataaaaatattatttttagttataatttaatttaaaattaattttgatggGTATAACCTCAAATTTTGTTTACCTTTCacgtgaaattttattaaataataaaattaattttaataatgagtaataacaataatattgatgataatttattttttttttagagttttaAACAACATGTGTTCGAACCTGACCCTGAAAGAGTAaagcaaataataaataaatcattatctGACGCTGAGTGGATTTTTAAAAAGGTACTTacatattgaaattatttttattattaatagcaAAAgattttatgatactgaataGAAATCAACTGACAACTTTTATTctgaataaattacaaaaaaaatttttttttttttaatctgctattgtaatttttttataataatttatttgttataaaatgacattaaagttagcagtaatttcatcattttttttaatttttttaacaaacaaatttttgttgaaaaaaattgcatttttaatttttttaaatttctaaatgtcaattttttgctataatttatataattaatgtagcacatatttaataatttttaaaaattttataacaaataaattacggcataagaaaataagaaaaaaaattgacatttagaaatttaaataaataaaaaatgcaattttttgaaaataattttttagaataaatctttttgttaaataaaattaataaattgtcaagtgacagctatcTTAAATgtcatataatttatttgttgcaaaaattataaaatatcttatgAATTATCAAATGGCATTAAAGTTCGcagacattttttaatttttttttaacaaatttgttaaaaaaaattggatttctaatttattaaaatttttaaatgtcaattttttgctataatttatttgttacaaaaattataaaatatcttatgAATTAtcaaatgacattaaagttcgCAAACAAttcctaattatttaattttttttaacaaacaaattttgttaaaaaaattgtatttttttttaatttctaaatgacaatttttttgctataatttatataattaatgtagcacatatttaataatttttaaaaattttataacaaataaattacggcataagaaaataagaaaaaaaattgacatttagaaatttaaataaataaaaaatgcaattttttgaaaataattttttagaataaatctttttgttaaataaaattaataaattgtcaagtgacagctatcTTAAATgtcatataatttatttgttgcaaaaattataaaatatcttatgAATTATCAAATGGCATTAAAGTTCGcagacattttttaatttttttttaacaaatttgttaaaaaaaattggatttctaatttattaaaatttttaaatgtcaattttttgctataatttatttgttacaaaaattataaaatatcttatgAATTAtcaaatgacattaaagttcgCAAACAAttcctaattatttaattttttttaacaaacaaattttgttaaaaaaattgtatttttttttaatttctaaatgacaattttttgctataatttatataattaatgtagcacatatttaataatttttaaaaattttataacaaataaattacggcataagaaaataagaaaaaaaattgacatttagaaatttaaataaataaaaaatgcaattttttgaaaataattttttagaataaatctttttgttaaataaaattaataaattgtcaagtgacagctatcTTAAATgtcatataatttatttgttgcaaaaattataaaatatcttatgAATTATCAAATGGCATTAAAGTTCGcagacattttttaatttttttttaacaaatttgttaaaaaaaattggatttttaatttattaaaatttttaaatgtcaattttttgctataatttatttgttacaaaaattattaaatatcttatGAATTAtcaaatgacattaaagttcgCAAACAAttcctaattatttaattttttttaacaaacaaattttgttaaaaaaattgtatttttttttaatttctaaatgacaattttttgctataatttatataattaatgtagcacatatttaataatttttaaaaattttataacaaataaattacggcataagaaaataagaaaaaaaattgacatttagaaatttaaataaataaaaaatgcaattttttgaaaagaattttttagaataaatctttttgttaaataaaattaataaattgtcaaGCGACAGCTAACTTAAATgtcatataatttatttgttacaaaaattataaaatatcttatgaattataaaatgacattaaagttcgCAAACAATTcctcattatttaattttttttaacaaacaaattttgttaaaaaaattgtatttttttttaatttctaaatgacaattttttgctacaatttatttgttataaaaatgataaaatatgaATTGTCAAATGACATGAAAGTTCGCAGACAATtcctcattttttaattttttttaacaaacaaatttgttaaaaaaaaaaattgaatttttaatgtatcaaAATTTCTCGGGTAAGTGTGGGTATTACTGCagattttcttgttttaattatcaataaatgggttatgacttttttgattaaaaaaaaaattatttctgttaATTTAAACCTTTCGGAAAATAACTGCATAGTGGTTTTATATGtatgacaattattaaatttgttattaattaataaaaattaagtagttacagaagtgaataattttatcttttttaagaGTTTCAGTGTAAAAAGAGGTGGTCGTAAAAAgtctttttctttatataaatgacctaattaatatattttttacatttcgAAGTTAGATAAccctttttttataatcaaataattaataaaaattacattttgatcagtaaaatttatttaattaagcatGCAGTAATTGATACCGAGAAACCGCATGTGCGTGTATTACTGCAATTTTCTCAGTCGGCTGCAGTAATAGAAGCGCCTCTATTTGTATATGTCTGTACCTATTACTGCGGACGTAAACACGGCTATTCAAACCTCTAAATAAGTACGTGAATCAAGTTGTCTCgaagtgaaaaataaactatggataaaattaataaaaaatcaaaagttaataaacaaaaaaataagaagtcGAGGCAAGTCCAGGAAAGCAATAATCAATAGATTGTAAGATtacatcaattaaaatttacgaattctggttaattaataatacgttAAGGCTgtgttacttattatttagattatgaagaattcttgttattacattaaactaataaattttctttttgataagtttttgttgatttttaagtaaatccTAAAATATAGCCGTTCTGCAGTAATAGGTACGCAGTAACTGGATCAGTTGCAGTAATGGACACGCAGTAATAAGAGCAAACTACTTTAAGACCTGCAGAAATACATGCATTTAGACTTCTTTTTAAATGCTTATTATTTAacgaaaatatttgtttctctcattgttgattttattttggGTTAATAATGAGTCaaacttttgtttaaaaaaaaaaagttattattatcttgagaaaattttataaaaatcctTTCGAAGTGAGACTTACGAAAAAAACTGCAGTAATACCCACACTTAccctaaatgtcaattttttttgccataatttatttgttaaaagaattattaaaatgataaactacacggaaagaacaagataacactggatatcatcccagattatactcggTGATATctgtgatgaaaaaaaatttcagatagtagctagaaaaatctagattatactgcgtgatatctggattatactagctactatctgaaattttttttcacttagtatattctgggatgatatccagtgtcatcttgttctttaagtgtagtttattattttaataattcttttaacaaataaattatgccaaaaaaattgacatttagaaatttatttattgtatcttataaattagttttcataattaaaaaaaaatgatatatgtctgtcaatttcagtatcactaatatttttagatttaattatttataaaaatatttaattgcagtATAACATTGATATCGAGACATTGATTCCAAAAAAtcctaaataataaaatcaaagaaaaaaaaaataatttgaataaatttaaatttgttaaaaatggaTTATCGCGTGTTAATAAGCAAAGAGTGtgatttatcaataaataaattctggAAAGGTATTGAAATATTACTAAACAACAGTCACTTAATAAACAAGAGAGTAGTCTTGTCGACAATTATTCTTAAAGCTGAATTATCAAACATCAATATTGACTCTGTAGTCGAGCACATTGCGAGTATCAATGACGTTTCTCAGCTTATTGAGTATgactcaaataaaaatttaaatatcattaataattacgaCTTTATTATCTTACCTGAagagtttaatatttttgaagatgacGTCGGAGTTAATCAAGAACAGACTATATATTTAATagtcaaaaaattacttccaagAGAGAGCGAAAAATTTTCGCAAGCGATAGAGTTtgatattattgataaaaataataaagtaattataagtTTTACCAAGCAAATTTTAGATGACAGTAAAAAGTCTCTTGGTCTTAAATGGccgtataaaataataaatgataataataataagcaaGTAAGTTTGTTAATTCCAAATGAATTTTCTAATGAATCAACGAACGAGTCAAGTATTGACTGGCTTAAGACAAAACTCTTCAGCAGTTTGGTAAAGTGGATGGAGTATGATGATAAGCAGAAGAAATCATTCATCCAAGGATCgttgaatttaatttctaatgagaaatattgtaaattgtaTAATGAGCTGAAGAAAAAGTACGGAATtgatttagttaaaaattggCCGGAGTGCACTGACcctcaaaaatttgtttatgaAGATGTTGCTATCGCTAGTTATTTAATTGTACTCTGGGAGCAGGagagagaagaaaaaaaaatagataaaaaacaaTCTTTTTTAGATCTCGGTTGTGGTAATGGCTTGCTTGCTTATATTTTGAGCAATGAAGGATTTCCTGGACGTGGTGTTGATTTGCGTCGACGTAAGATCTGGGATTTATTTGCTGAAACTACTCAATTAgaggtaataaaaaatatatggcactttttttatttttatttagaaataaactagaaaattattttttagaaatttaatttgtaattttttggagcttttaaagattgaatttttaataaatttttcctgaggtaaaagtgtcaataattaaaaaattacgttgtattttgtataCTAATggtatttttaacgatataagctcatcctgatgttgagctcatcgagatctttcatttgagtacgcacacgatttttttcatatattttatatatatgatatttctcatatttttgaaatatataaaatatataaaaaattcgtgtgggtattcaaatgaaagttctcgatgagtgtaactctaggatgagcttatatcgttaaaaatatcgtcagtagacaaaatataaagtcattccttaattattgacattttttaagatataaactcatcttgatgttacgctcatcgagagctttcatttgaatatccacatgaattttttatatattttatatatatcaagaatatgagaaatatcatagatataaagtatatgaaaaaaatcgtgtgggtattcaaatgaaaggtctcgataagtgaaACTTTatggtgagcttatattgttaaaaatatcatcagtggacaaaatacaaagtcatttcttaattattgacatttatcaagatttaaactcatcctgatgttacacttatcgagagctttcatttgaatacccacacgaatttttagtacattttatatatttcaagaATATTAGaattatcatatatataacatatatgaaaaaaattgatgtgggtactcaaatgaaaggtctcgatgagcttaacatcagaatgagcttatatcttaaaaaatgtcaataattaagaaataatgttgtattttgtccactgatgatatttttaacaatataagctcatcctggagttacacttatcgagaccttttatttgaatacccacacgaattttttataaatttcaaaaatatcataaatatatatatatatatatatatatatatatatatatatatatatataaaatcttttattgaaaAGCTTATTTCATTGCTGTCATTTTTCGTTGCGATGGTAACCACTTTGGCAActgtttaatattaattaataaaatttgtaaaaatattgataaatcaaattatcaataattaaaaattttggcaAAAGCACGCTCGATTTtctagttatttttaaaaaattgcatttataatttttaagaacttctaaaaacaaaattttttgaataaaattctcttgctataatttatttgttaataaattctaaaaaataattttcaagctctctcttaatttaagtatcataaaaatatcaatttatttttttttatttcagtaaattttaattattattattaataaaacattaaaattatttcaggaAAAAACATTAATTCCCTCATCAGCCTCATTATTTCCTGACACAGATTGGCTGATAGGAAATCACTCGGATGAATTAACACCGTGGATACCAGTAATAGCAGCACGTAGTTCGTATAactgtagattttttttacttccttGCTGCGCTCACGAATTTGACGGTAGAAAATACCAAAGAAGTTGCGCGGGGAATAGTCAGTATTTAGAATATTTAGAgtatgtaaaaagtatttgTGAAGGCTGTGGGTTCATCACAAGGTGCGATAGATTACGCATACCATCTACCAAACGAGTGTGTTTAATTGGATGGCAAAGAAATTACCAGGAGTCTCAAGTCCCGGAGATAAATAAGCGAATCGAAGAGATAATAAATGCAAGAGCgttgcaaaaaataaatagtgttAATCAAGATGATAAATGGTCAAGTGATTTTAAGCCACGGGATCTTGTtgagaaagttaaaaattgtactaaggttgataaaaatattgttaatgaGATTGTTAATTTAGTTGCTAATTATCTGCTGCAAAAGGTCAGAATAATTGGTGTTAAAAAGGATGATGATAGTGAGGAATGCAAGTGGAATGCTGGAGGTACTATTGAATTGAATGAAATTGCTAAACTTGTACCAGCTAGTACTTTAAAAGAGTTAAAAGCAGAATGCGGAGGCTTGCAAACTCTCTTAAGGAATAAtagcaatatttttcaaatttataatggTACAGTTCAATTCAAAATTCCGGGGggtgataatttaattaataaaaaacgtaaaaataaatcaaatgtACGATTAAAAGTAAAACCGTGCTGGTTTTTTGTAAATCATCCCAACGGATGTCCGCTGAGCGATAATAAATGTACATTCAAAcatataaattcataaattaaaaaaaaataatttttggataaaataaattgttttggttattatttacaagtggggtcaacgtTATTTTGGGCCATATCTAAGctacattcgaaaatgctctatctctcgatacataattaagaaatgaccttgtatctcgtgaaatattgacatttttaaagaaataagctcatcccgatgttacgctcatcgagaccttttatttgagtacccacatcaatttttcatatattttatatatttatatatatgtcataaatgtatgtatgaaaaatatatccaaaatgcatgtgggtactcaaatgaaagctcttgatgagtgtaacatcgggatgagcttatatctttaaaaacatcaataattaagaaattacttcgtatcttgtaaaatattgacatttttaaagaaataagctcaccccgatgttacactcatcgagaccttttatttgagtacccacatcaatttttcatatatgtaCACGGAacgaacaagatgacactggatatcatcccagattatactcagtgatatctgtggtgaaaaaaaaatttcagacagtagctagaaaaatccagattatactgcgtgatatctggattatactcattgtaatctggattatactagctactatccgaaattgttttttactcaatataatctgggatgatatccagtgtcatcttgttctttccatGTAtacttattatatatatgtatatatgaaaaatatatcaaaaatgcatgtgagtactcaaatgaaagctcttgatgagtgaaacatcggaatgagcttatatctttaaaaacgtcaatagttaaaaaagtacagtgcaatttaacgaatgacattatttaataaagtaaaattctatttattacagctcgcaatttttaaaagttggaaaaaaaaatcggctttcatgtttttggataaaatttctattttatctttttttttatatatatattttttttttcgaaacgtacataaaaaatgaacaatttaaagaaaaagtttATCATGGCCCAATTTGGGTTGACcccacttataaataattcccatcgtttttttttttttttattattaaagtttgtagcgataatttatttagttagtATGaacacataaattaaaaaatatattttatcaacttAATTAGAGaacaattattcatttatcaaatatcaatttttactCATCAAGTAACa
This genomic interval from Cotesia glomerata isolate CgM1 linkage group LG1, MPM_Cglom_v2.3, whole genome shotgun sequence contains the following:
- the LOC123275422 gene encoding probable tRNA (uracil-O(2)-)-methyltransferase; this translates as MDYRVLISKECDLSINKFWKGIEILLNNSHLINKRVVLSTIILKAELSNINIDSVVEHIASINDVSQLIEYDSNKNLNIINNYDFIILPEEFNIFEDDVGVNQEQTIYLIVKKLLPRESEKFSQAIEFDIIDKNNKVIISFTKQILDDSKKSLGLKWPYKIINDNNNKQVSLLIPNEFSNESTNESSIDWLKTKLFSSLVKWMEYDDKQKKSFIQGSLNLISNEKYCKLYNELKKKYGIDLVKNWPECTDPQKFVYEDVAIASYLIVLWEQEREEKKIDKKQSFLDLGCGNGLLAYILSNEGFPGRGVDLRRRKIWDLFAETTQLEEKTLIPSSASLFPDTDWLIGNHSDELTPWIPVIAARSSYNCRFFLLPCCAHEFDGRKYQRSCAGNSQYLEYLEYVKSICEGCGFITRCDRLRIPSTKRVCLIGWQRNYQESQVPEINKRIEEIINARALQKINSVNQDDKWSSDFKPRDLVEKVKNCTKVDKNIVNEIVNLVANYLLQKVRIIGVKKDDDSEECKWNAGGTIELNEIAKLVPASTLKELKAECGGLQTLLRNNSNIFQIYNGTVQFKIPGGDNLINKKRKNKSNVRLKVKPCWFFVNHPNGCPLSDNKCTFKHINS